In Podospora pseudoanserina strain CBS 124.78 chromosome 5, whole genome shotgun sequence, a single window of DNA contains:
- a CDS encoding hypothetical protein (COG:S; EggNog:ENOG503P04U), whose translation MRLTNTNDGRFEEFIGNDIPPYAILSDTLEDGEKKIDMTCRIAKKDGYQYAWVDTCCIDKSSSAELTEAIKSMY comes from the exons ATGCGACTTACCAACACCAATGACGGCCGGTTCGAGGAGTTTATCGGCAACGATATTCCACCATACGCAATCCTATCAGACACGttggaagatggagag AAGAAGATTGACATGACGTGTCGGATAGCGAAAAAGGACGGATATCAATACGCCTGGGTCGACACCTGTTGCATCGACAAATCCAGCAGCGCTGAGCTAACCGAGGCTATTAAGTCCATGTATTAG